The Oligoflexus sp. nucleotide sequence TTGACTCGCGCCGATCCATATTGGAGTCGCGCGGACGCGATTTCGACAAGCTTATGCGCGAGCTGGAAGAGGAAAAACCCTTTTTTTCAACAAGTCCAGAAAAAGCCGCACAACTCAAGCCTAATTGAGCCAAAGGGTGGCCTTTACAGCCTAGTGAAGCAAATGCGGGTGAAAGGCCAGGAACCTAGCCGGGATTGCGCAATGTGCCTGCCAGTACGGGGGCTAAGCTGGACAGGTTCCGAATTTTTCCAGCCAATTTGGCCAGTTACAATATTTTTAAATTATATATAATTTATGAATCACTTTTTGCCGAAAAGGTATATAGTACCTGACAGGAGACGTAGTGAAAGATCTGCTTTGGATTGGGAATGCGTTGAAAGAACTTCGAGATCTTCCTGAGGACGTAAAGCGCGAAATAGGTTTCGATCTGCGACTGCTTCAAAAAGGTTTGGAAGCTCGGGACTTTAAACCCATGATCACAGTGGGTAAGGGGGTTCTGGAAATCCGGGTTCGGGACGGTGAAGGTCGAAACGTTGGTCGCTGTTTTTACGTCGTGAACCGTGGGGACAAGGTTATCGTGCTTCATTCTTTCGTAAAAAAGTCCCAGAAAACCCCGAAAGCTGAAATCGAAAAAGGACAGCTTCGCTATAAGACCATGGAACAGGTTCTGAAATAAATCGAAAGGAACGGACCATGAAAAAGAAAATCGAAAACGAAGAATACATCGAATATACCAAAGGCGACAATGTTTTCGAGGATCTGGGTTTCCGCCCAGACGAGAGCGCCCGCTTGCGTTTCAAACAGGAACTTTGGCTCTATATTGTCGATAATATAAAGCAGCGCGAGCTGACTCAGCATCAGGTTTCGAAAATTCTTGATGTTCCCCAGTCGCGCGTAAGCAATGTTATGAACGGAAAAATTCAGGGAATGACGATAGACTCACTTATGGAGTTTGCAGCAAAGCTTGATCAGAATGTTACGTTTGAAATAAAACGCCTTGCTTGACTTCCTTGCAAACCCTGCAGTTCCACGCAGGATTTTTGCATCAAATCCCAAAAGGTCGCGCAATCTAAACCTCTTTGAATCTCATGTCAACACTTACAGTGCTCACTAATTTGTGAGCACCCAGGCCCTTCCCACACCCTTTCTGAAGTGGATATGTTCACCTCGTGATTAACGCGAGGTATCGTTTGTCTTACCTTCTGAGCTATCTCACCAAATCA carries:
- a CDS encoding type II toxin-antitoxin system RelE/ParE family toxin, with amino-acid sequence MKDLLWIGNALKELRDLPEDVKREIGFDLRLLQKGLEARDFKPMITVGKGVLEIRVRDGEGRNVGRCFYVVNRGDKVIVLHSFVKKSQKTPKAEIEKGQLRYKTMEQVLK
- a CDS encoding helix-turn-helix transcriptional regulator; the protein is MKKKIENEEYIEYTKGDNVFEDLGFRPDESARLRFKQELWLYIVDNIKQRELTQHQVSKILDVPQSRVSNVMNGKIQGMTIDSLMEFAAKLDQNVTFEIKRLA